The following are encoded together in the Pseudomonas maumuensis genome:
- the rho gene encoding transcription termination factor Rho, whose product MNLTELKQKPITDLLEMAEQMGIENMARSRKQDVIFALLKKHAKSGEEISGDGVLEILQDGFGFLRSADASYLAGPDDIYVSPSQIRRFNLRTGDTIVGKIRPPKEGERYFALLKVDTINFDRPENAKNKILFENLTPLFPNKRLKMEAGNGSTEDLTGRVIDLCAPIGKGQRGLIVAPPKAGKTIMLQNIAANITRNNPECHLIVLLIDERPEEVTEMQRTVRGEVVASTFDEPPTRHVQVAEMVIEKAKRLVEHKKDVVILLDSITRLARAYNTVIPSSGKVLTGGVDAHALEKPKRFFGAARNIEEGGSLTIIATALVETGSKMDEVIYEEFKGTGNMELPLDRRIAEKRVFPAININKSGTRREELLTADDELQRMWILRKLLHPMDEIAAIEFLVDKLKQTKTNDEFFLSMKRK is encoded by the coding sequence ATGAACCTGACAGAACTCAAGCAAAAGCCGATTACCGATCTTTTGGAAATGGCCGAACAGATGGGCATCGAAAACATGGCCCGTTCGCGCAAACAGGACGTGATTTTCGCCCTGCTGAAAAAGCATGCGAAAAGCGGCGAAGAGATCTCGGGTGACGGCGTGCTGGAGATTCTCCAGGATGGTTTCGGTTTCCTGCGTTCGGCGGATGCCTCTTACCTGGCCGGCCCTGACGACATCTACGTTTCGCCCAGCCAGATCCGTCGCTTCAACCTGCGCACCGGCGACACCATCGTCGGCAAGATCCGTCCACCGAAGGAAGGCGAGCGTTACTTCGCGCTGCTGAAGGTCGACACCATCAACTTCGACCGTCCGGAAAACGCGAAGAACAAGATCCTCTTCGAAAACCTGACGCCGCTGTTCCCCAACAAGCGCCTGAAGATGGAAGCCGGTAACGGCTCCACCGAAGACCTCACCGGTCGCGTGATCGACCTGTGCGCCCCGATCGGCAAAGGCCAGCGTGGCCTGATCGTCGCACCGCCGAAAGCCGGTAAGACGATCATGCTGCAGAACATCGCGGCCAACATCACCCGCAACAACCCCGAGTGCCACCTGATCGTCCTGCTGATCGACGAGCGCCCGGAAGAAGTGACCGAGATGCAGCGCACCGTGCGCGGCGAAGTGGTCGCCTCGACCTTCGACGAGCCGCCGACCCGCCACGTGCAGGTTGCCGAGATGGTCATCGAGAAGGCCAAGCGCCTGGTCGAGCACAAGAAAGACGTGGTCATCCTGCTCGACTCCATCACCCGTCTGGCGCGTGCCTACAACACCGTGATCCCAAGCTCCGGCAAGGTGCTGACCGGTGGTGTCGATGCCCATGCCTTGGAGAAGCCGAAGCGCTTCTTCGGTGCCGCCCGTAACATCGAGGAAGGCGGTTCGCTGACCATCATCGCCACCGCGCTGGTCGAAACCGGCTCGAAGATGGACGAAGTGATCTACGAAGAGTTCAAGGGTACCGGCAACATGGAACTGCCCCTGGACCGCCGCATCGCCGAGAAGCGTGTGTTCCCGGCCATCAACATCAACAAGTCCGGTACCCGCCGCGAAGAGCTGCTGACCGCCGACGACGAACTGCAGCGCATGTGGATCCTGCGCAAGCTGCTGCACCCGATGGACGAGATCGCCGCCATCGAGTTCTTGGTCGACAAGCTCAAGCAGACCAAGACCAACGATGAGTTCTTCCTGTCGATGAAGCGCAAGTAA
- a CDS encoding CDP-6-deoxy-delta-3,4-glucoseen reductase: protein MQVTLQPSGAVLAVEPGERILDAARRLGYECPNSCRNGNCHVCAALLVEGSVRQEGQVRDHGELFTCIAEPLEDCVLLWDGVLALGELPLRKLACTVSECVEVGGDVWRVRLRAPAGKPPRYHAGQYLMIEREGMDKAAFSLASAPHGGRDLELHVLARESSAVQLIQQLQRSGLARIELPFGDAHLAELPDAPLVLIAAGTGMGQMHSLVEHCRAQGFKHPVHLYWGVRRPEDFYQIEHWAEWERLPNLFLHKVVSDLCGWEGRCGLLHEAVCEDIGDLNQVHVYASGSPNMVYATLDALVEAGMDAHRMRADVFAYAPRG from the coding sequence ATGCAGGTAACCTTGCAGCCTTCCGGGGCGGTACTGGCGGTCGAACCGGGTGAAAGGATTCTGGATGCCGCGCGGCGCCTGGGCTATGAATGCCCGAACAGCTGCCGCAACGGCAACTGCCATGTGTGTGCCGCGCTGCTGGTGGAAGGCAGTGTTCGCCAGGAAGGCCAGGTGCGCGATCACGGTGAGCTGTTCACCTGCATCGCCGAGCCGCTGGAGGACTGTGTGTTGCTGTGGGATGGTGTGCTGGCCCTGGGCGAGCTGCCGCTGCGCAAGCTGGCCTGTACCGTGAGCGAGTGCGTCGAGGTCGGTGGCGACGTCTGGCGCGTGCGCCTGCGCGCGCCGGCCGGCAAGCCGCCCCGCTACCACGCCGGGCAATACCTGATGATCGAGCGCGAGGGCATGGACAAGGCGGCTTTTTCGCTCGCCTCGGCGCCCCACGGTGGCCGTGACCTGGAGCTGCACGTGCTGGCCCGCGAAAGCAGCGCCGTGCAGTTGATCCAGCAGTTGCAGCGTAGTGGCCTGGCGCGCATTGAACTGCCATTTGGCGACGCTCACCTGGCGGAGTTGCCCGACGCCCCGCTGGTACTGATCGCCGCCGGCACCGGTATGGGCCAGATGCATAGCCTGGTCGAGCACTGCCGCGCGCAGGGCTTCAAGCATCCGGTGCACTTGTACTGGGGCGTACGCCGGCCTGAAGACTTCTACCAGATCGAGCACTGGGCCGAGTGGGAGCGCCTGCCGAACCTGTTCCTGCACAAGGTGGTCAGCGACCTGTGCGGTTGGGAAGGGCGCTGTGGCCTGCTGCACGAAGCGGTATGCGAGGACATCGGCGACCTCAACCAGGTGCATGTCTATGCCAGTGGCTCACCGAACATGGTCTACGCGACCCTCGACGCATTGGTCGAGGCCGGCATGGATGCCCACCGCATGCGTGCCGATGTGTTTGCCTACGCGCCACGCGGCTGA
- the tcyL gene encoding cystine ABC transporter permease — translation MIAESLQLVVDSAPFLLKGAGYTVLLSVGGMFFGLVLGFALALMRLSKILPLDWLARIYVSFFRGTPLLVQLFVIYFGLPQIGIELDPIPASLIGLSLNMAAYICEILRAAISSIDRGQWEAAASIGMTRTQAMRRAILPQALRTALPPLGNSFISLVKDTALAATIQVPELFRQAQLITARTFEVFTMYLAVAVVYWILCSILAHFQNRMEARVNQHDQEH, via the coding sequence ATGATCGCTGAAAGCCTGCAACTCGTTGTCGACTCCGCGCCCTTCCTGTTGAAGGGCGCGGGTTATACCGTGCTGCTCAGCGTCGGCGGCATGTTCTTCGGCCTGGTGCTGGGCTTTGCCCTGGCGCTGATGCGGCTGTCGAAGATCCTGCCGCTGGACTGGCTGGCGCGCATCTATGTGTCGTTCTTCCGCGGCACGCCGCTGCTGGTGCAGCTGTTCGTGATCTACTTCGGTCTGCCGCAGATCGGCATCGAGCTCGATCCGATCCCGGCCTCGCTGATCGGCCTGTCGCTGAACATGGCGGCATACATCTGCGAAATCCTCCGCGCGGCGATCTCCTCGATCGACCGTGGCCAGTGGGAAGCCGCGGCCAGCATCGGCATGACCCGCACCCAGGCCATGCGCCGGGCGATCCTGCCGCAGGCCCTGCGCACTGCCCTGCCACCGCTGGGCAACAGCTTCATCTCGCTGGTCAAGGACACCGCCCTGGCGGCGACCATCCAGGTGCCCGAGCTGTTCCGCCAGGCGCAGCTGATCACCGCCCGGACCTTCGAGGTCTTCACCATGTACCTGGCTGTCGCGGTGGTCTACTGGATCCTCTGCAGCATCCTGGCGCACTTCCAGAACCGCATGGAAGCGCGGGTCAACCAGCACGACCAGGAGCACTGA
- the betT gene encoding choline transporter BetT, whose amino-acid sequence MNPPVFYFAASFILIFGLIVIAQPQAAGEWLLAAQNWAANTVGWYYMLAMTLYLVFVVVTALSGYGKIKLGADHDEPEFSYLSWAGMLFAAGISITLFFFCVSEPLTHMLQPPQGEAGTAEAGRQAMQILFLHWGLHGWGVFAFVGMALAYFAYRHNLPLALRSALYPLIGKRINGPIGYAVDGFGIIATVFGLGADMGFGVLHLNAGLDYLFGISHSQWVQVILITLMMGAAVAVAVAGVEKGVRVMSDINLFLACALLLFVLFAGPTQHLFNTLIQNLGDYLGALPRKSFDVYAYGEQRDWLGGWTVFYWAWWIAWAPFVGLFIARISRGRTIREFVFGVLLIPLGFTLAWMSIFGNSALDQVINHGMTALGQSALDNPSMSLYLLLETYPWSKTVIAVTVFISFVFFVTSADSGTVVLSTLSAKGGGADEDGPNWLRIFWGAMTALITSGLLFAGSIDSLKSAVVLTSLPFSLILLCMMWGLHKAFYLESQRQIAQMHSLAPFAQSRRGRGGWRQRLSQAVHFPSRDEVYRFMDDVVRPAIAEVREVFEQKGLVLITQDDPSHDNVSLKIGHGEEQPFIYQVQMRGYFTPSFALGGLGTQDLKNRRYYRAEVHLSEGSQNYDLVGYSKEQIINDILDQYERHMQYLHLVR is encoded by the coding sequence ATGAACCCCCCCGTGTTCTACTTCGCGGCAAGCTTCATCCTTATTTTCGGCCTGATCGTCATCGCCCAGCCCCAGGCAGCCGGCGAGTGGTTGTTGGCCGCGCAGAACTGGGCCGCGAACACGGTCGGCTGGTACTACATGCTGGCCATGACCCTGTACCTGGTGTTCGTGGTGGTCACCGCGCTGTCCGGCTACGGCAAGATCAAGCTCGGTGCCGACCACGACGAGCCCGAGTTCAGCTACCTGTCCTGGGCCGGCATGTTGTTCGCCGCCGGCATCAGCATCACGCTGTTCTTCTTCTGCGTCTCCGAACCGCTGACCCACATGCTCCAGCCGCCACAGGGCGAGGCGGGCACGGCCGAGGCCGGGCGCCAGGCGATGCAGATCCTGTTCCTGCACTGGGGCCTGCATGGTTGGGGCGTGTTCGCCTTCGTCGGCATGGCGCTCGCCTACTTCGCCTACCGCCACAACCTGCCGCTGGCCCTGCGCTCGGCGCTGTATCCGCTGATCGGCAAGCGCATCAACGGGCCGATCGGCTACGCGGTGGACGGCTTCGGCATCATCGCCACGGTGTTTGGTCTGGGCGCCGACATGGGCTTCGGCGTGCTGCACCTGAACGCAGGCCTGGACTATCTGTTCGGCATCAGCCACAGCCAGTGGGTCCAGGTGATCCTCATTACCTTGATGATGGGCGCGGCAGTCGCGGTGGCGGTCGCCGGGGTGGAGAAAGGCGTGCGGGTGATGAGCGACATCAACCTGTTCCTGGCCTGCGCGCTGCTGTTGTTCGTGTTGTTCGCCGGGCCTACCCAGCACCTGTTCAATACTCTGATCCAGAACCTTGGCGACTACCTCGGCGCCTTGCCGCGCAAGAGTTTCGACGTATACGCCTACGGCGAGCAACGCGACTGGCTGGGTGGCTGGACGGTGTTCTATTGGGCCTGGTGGATTGCCTGGGCGCCGTTCGTGGGGCTGTTCATCGCGCGCATTTCGCGCGGGCGCACCATCCGCGAGTTCGTCTTCGGCGTGCTGCTGATTCCGCTGGGCTTCACCCTGGCGTGGATGTCGATCTTCGGCAACAGCGCCCTGGACCAGGTGATCAACCACGGCATGACCGCGCTCGGCCAGTCGGCCCTCGACAACCCGTCGATGAGCCTGTACCTGCTGCTGGAGACCTACCCGTGGAGCAAGACGGTGATCGCCGTGACGGTGTTCATCAGCTTCGTGTTCTTCGTCACCTCGGCCGACTCCGGCACCGTGGTGCTGTCGACGCTGTCGGCCAAGGGCGGCGGCGCCGACGAGGACGGCCCGAACTGGCTGCGGATCTTCTGGGGCGCGATGACCGCGCTGATTACCAGCGGCCTGTTGTTCGCCGGCAGCATCGACTCGCTGAAGTCGGCGGTGGTGCTGACCTCGCTGCCGTTCTCGCTGATCCTGCTATGCATGATGTGGGGGCTGCACAAGGCCTTCTACCTGGAAAGTCAGCGGCAGATCGCGCAGATGCACTCGCTGGCGCCCTTCGCCCAGTCCCGACGCGGGCGTGGCGGTTGGCGCCAACGCCTGAGCCAGGCCGTACACTTCCCGTCACGGGATGAGGTGTATCGCTTCATGGACGACGTAGTGCGCCCGGCCATCGCCGAGGTGCGCGAGGTGTTCGAGCAGAAGGGGCTGGTGCTGATTACCCAGGACGACCCGAGCCACGACAACGTCAGCCTGAAGATCGGTCATGGCGAGGAACAGCCGTTCATCTACCAGGTGCAGATGCGCGGTTACTTCACGCCATCGTTCGCCTTGGGCGGGCTGGGCACCCAGGACTTGAAGAACCGCCGCTACTACCGCGCCGAGGTGCATCTGTCCGAGGGCAGCCAGAACTACGACCTGGTGGGCTACAGCAAGGAACAGATCATCAACGACATCCTCGACCAGTACGAGCGGCACATGCAGTACCTGCACCTGGTCAGGTAG
- the trxA gene encoding thioredoxin TrxA yields the protein MSSDLIKHVTDASFEADVLKAEGAVLVDYWAEWCGPCKMIAPVLDDIASEYQGKVTIAKLNIDENAETPAKHGVRGIPTLMLFKNGNVEATKVGALSKSQLKAFLDASL from the coding sequence ATGAGCAGCGATCTTATCAAACATGTCACCGACGCCAGCTTCGAAGCCGACGTACTCAAGGCTGAAGGCGCGGTGCTGGTCGACTACTGGGCTGAATGGTGCGGCCCATGCAAGATGATCGCGCCGGTACTGGACGACATCGCTTCGGAATATCAAGGCAAGGTGACCATCGCCAAGTTGAACATCGATGAAAATGCCGAGACCCCGGCCAAGCACGGCGTGCGTGGCATTCCGACGCTGATGCTGTTCAAGAACGGCAACGTCGAGGCCACCAAGGTCGGCGCGTTGTCCAAGTCGCAGCTCAAAGCGTTCCTCGACGCCAGCCTGTGA
- a CDS encoding gamma-glutamylcyclotransferase codes for MSTLESSSWQVSYPPSLDFGQQLTAEQLHRSMQDTMSQHEGGPVWLFAYGSLIWRPECNSVERQRARVHGYHRGLYLWSHEHRGTPECPGLVFGLDRGGSCSGFAFRLDETNLHDSLMALWQREMPYPAYRPHWLSCRLDDGSKVQALGFVLERHLPCYAGNLPDTLLSQILASAKGRYGTTRDYVEQTLNALRSHQMPDRNLEARFRRCHNLREV; via the coding sequence ATGTCGACACTTGAAAGTTCATCCTGGCAAGTCTCCTATCCGCCGTCGCTCGACTTCGGTCAACAACTCACCGCCGAACAATTGCATCGTTCGATGCAGGACACCATGTCCCAGCACGAAGGCGGCCCAGTCTGGTTGTTCGCCTACGGCTCGCTGATCTGGCGCCCCGAATGCAACTCGGTCGAGCGTCAGCGGGCACGGGTGCATGGTTATCACCGTGGTCTGTACCTGTGGTCCCACGAGCATCGTGGCACCCCGGAATGTCCGGGGCTGGTGTTCGGTCTCGACCGTGGTGGCTCGTGCAGCGGCTTCGCCTTCCGTCTGGACGAAACCAACCTGCACGATTCGCTGATGGCCCTGTGGCAGCGCGAGATGCCGTACCCCGCCTACCGCCCGCATTGGCTCAGCTGCCGTCTGGACGACGGCAGCAAAGTTCAGGCACTGGGCTTCGTGCTGGAGCGGCACCTGCCGTGCTATGCGGGCAACCTGCCGGACACCCTGCTCAGCCAGATTCTCGCCAGTGCCAAAGGGCGCTACGGCACCACGCGTGACTACGTTGAGCAGACCCTCAACGCCTTGCGCAGCCACCAGATGCCCGATCGCAACCTGGAAGCGCGCTTCAGGCGTTGTCACAACCTGCGTGAAGTGTGA
- the tcyN gene encoding L-cystine ABC transporter ATP-binding protein TcyN: MIVVEGLTKQFKGQTVLNGIDLSVQPGEVVAIIGPSGSGKTTFLRCLNLLETPDAGRIQIGDISIDANRPLGGQQGAIRRLRQQAGFVFQNFNLFPHRTALENVIEGPVIVKKTPRDKAIELGKRLLAKVGLAGKEDAYPRRLSGGQQQRVAIARALAMEPEVILFDEPTSALDPELVGEVLETIRGLAEEKRTMIIVTHEMSFARDVANRVIFFDKGVIVEQGEAKALFANPKEERTRQFLRKFLGTAAAQE; encoded by the coding sequence ATGATCGTAGTAGAAGGCCTGACCAAGCAGTTCAAGGGCCAGACCGTGCTCAACGGCATCGACCTGAGCGTGCAGCCCGGCGAAGTGGTGGCGATCATCGGCCCCAGCGGCTCCGGCAAGACCACCTTCCTGCGTTGCCTGAACCTGCTGGAAACCCCCGATGCCGGGCGCATCCAGATCGGCGATATCAGCATCGACGCCAACCGCCCGCTGGGCGGACAGCAGGGTGCGATCCGCCGCCTGCGCCAGCAGGCCGGGTTCGTGTTCCAGAACTTCAACCTGTTCCCTCACCGCACCGCCCTGGAGAACGTCATCGAAGGGCCGGTGATCGTCAAGAAGACGCCCCGCGACAAGGCCATCGAACTGGGCAAGCGTCTGCTGGCCAAGGTCGGTCTGGCGGGCAAGGAAGACGCCTACCCCAGGCGCCTGTCCGGTGGCCAGCAGCAACGGGTGGCGATCGCCCGGGCCCTGGCCATGGAGCCGGAAGTGATCCTGTTCGACGAACCCACCTCGGCACTCGATCCGGAGCTGGTGGGCGAAGTGCTGGAAACCATCCGCGGCCTGGCGGAGGAAAAGCGCACCATGATCATCGTCACCCACGAAATGAGCTTCGCCCGCGATGTCGCCAACCGGGTGATCTTCTTCGACAAGGGCGTGATCGTCGAGCAGGGCGAGGCCAAGGCGCTGTTTGCCAACCCGAAGGAAGAGCGCACGCGCCAGTTCCTGCGCAAGTTCCTCGGGACCGCTGCCGCCCAGGAGTGA
- the ubiD gene encoding 4-hydroxy-3-polyprenylbenzoate decarboxylase — protein sequence MQYRDLRDFIRGLEQRGELKRIQVPISPVLEMTEVCDRTLRAKGPALLFEKPTGFDMPVLGNLFGTPERVAMGMGAESTEELREIGKLLAFLKEPEPPKGLKDAWSKLPIFKKVVSMAPKVVKDAVCQEIVVEGDDVDLGQLPIQHCWPGDVAPLITWGLTVTRGPNKDRQNLGIYRQQVIGRNKVIMRWLSHRGGALDYREWCEKHPGQPFPVAVALGADPATILGAVTPVPDTLSEYAFAGLLRGNRTELVKCRGNDLQVPATAEIILEGVIHPGEMAPEGPYGDHTGYYNEVDSFPVFTVERITHRQKPIYHSTYTGRPPDEPAILGVALNEVFVPILQKQFPEITDFYLPPEGCSYRMAVVTMKKQYPGHAKRVMLGVWSFLRQFMYTKFVIVTDDDINARDWNDVIWAITTRMDPKRDTVMIDNTPIDYLDFASPVSGLGSKMGLDATHKWPGETTREWGRVIVKDEAVTRRIDELWDQLGID from the coding sequence ATGCAGTATCGCGATCTACGCGACTTCATTCGTGGCCTGGAACAGCGCGGTGAACTCAAGCGCATCCAGGTTCCCATCTCCCCAGTTCTGGAAATGACCGAAGTCTGCGACCGCACGCTGCGCGCCAAGGGCCCGGCCTTGCTGTTCGAAAAACCCACCGGCTTCGACATGCCGGTGCTGGGCAACCTGTTCGGCACCCCCGAGCGCGTGGCCATGGGCATGGGCGCCGAGTCGACCGAAGAACTGCGCGAAATCGGCAAGCTGCTGGCGTTTCTCAAGGAGCCCGAGCCGCCGAAGGGTCTGAAGGACGCTTGGTCGAAGCTGCCGATCTTCAAGAAGGTCGTGTCCATGGCACCGAAGGTGGTCAAGGATGCGGTATGCCAGGAAATCGTCGTCGAAGGCGATGACGTCGACCTCGGCCAGTTGCCGATACAGCACTGCTGGCCGGGCGATGTTGCGCCGCTGATCACCTGGGGCCTGACCGTGACCCGCGGGCCGAACAAGGACCGCCAGAACCTGGGCATCTACCGCCAGCAGGTGATTGGCCGCAACAAGGTGATCATGCGTTGGCTGAGCCATCGCGGCGGCGCGCTGGACTACCGCGAATGGTGCGAGAAGCATCCTGGCCAGCCGTTCCCGGTGGCCGTGGCGCTGGGCGCGGACCCGGCGACCATCCTCGGTGCCGTGACCCCGGTCCCGGACACGCTTTCCGAGTACGCCTTCGCTGGCCTGTTGCGTGGCAACCGTACCGAACTGGTCAAGTGCCGTGGCAACGACCTGCAGGTACCGGCCACCGCCGAGATCATCCTTGAAGGCGTGATCCACCCCGGCGAGATGGCCCCGGAAGGCCCGTATGGCGACCACACTGGCTACTACAACGAAGTGGACAGCTTCCCGGTGTTCACCGTCGAGCGCATCACTCACCGGCAAAAGCCGATCTACCACAGCACCTACACCGGCCGTCCGCCGGACGAGCCGGCGATTCTCGGCGTGGCGCTGAACGAAGTGTTCGTGCCGATCCTGCAGAAGCAGTTCCCCGAGATCACCGACTTCTACCTGCCGCCGGAAGGCTGCTCGTACCGCATGGCGGTGGTGACCATGAAGAAGCAGTACCCGGGCCACGCCAAGCGCGTGATGCTGGGTGTGTGGTCGTTCCTGCGACAGTTCATGTACACCAAGTTCGTTATCGTCACCGACGACGATATCAACGCCCGTGACTGGAACGATGTGATCTGGGCCATCACCACGCGCATGGACCCCAAGCGTGATACGGTGATGATCGACAACACCCCCATCGACTACCTCGACTTCGCGTCGCCGGTGTCGGGGCTGGGGTCGAAGATGGGCCTGGACGCCACGCACAAGTGGCCGGGCGAGACTACACGCGAATGGGGCCGGGTCATCGTCAAGGACGAGGCCGTCACCCGCCGTATCGATGAGCTGTGGGACCAGTTGGGAATAGATTGA
- the tcyJ gene encoding cystine ABC transporter substrate-binding protein, with protein sequence MTKFAKPLLNASLALLLGTGLLGQAFAGEQLKTIQEKGVINVGLEGTYPPFSFQDENGKLTGFEVELSELLAKELGVKAKVQPTKWDGILAALESKRLDVVINQVTISEERKKKYDFSQPYTVSGIQALVLKGSDNEKNIKTAADLGGKKVGVGLGTNYEQWVKQDVPTADVRTYEDDPTKFADLRNGRIDAILIDRLAALEYVQKTAKDKKPTALAGEKFSKLESGVALRKGEPELLDALNKAIDKLKADGSLAKLSEKYFGADVTK encoded by the coding sequence ATGACCAAATTCGCCAAACCCCTTCTCAACGCCAGCCTGGCGCTCCTGCTCGGCACCGGCCTGCTCGGCCAGGCTTTCGCCGGCGAGCAGTTGAAGACCATCCAGGAAAAAGGCGTGATCAACGTCGGCCTGGAAGGCACCTATCCACCGTTCAGCTTCCAGGACGAGAATGGCAAGCTGACCGGCTTCGAGGTCGAGCTGTCCGAGTTGCTGGCCAAGGAGCTGGGAGTCAAGGCCAAGGTCCAGCCGACCAAGTGGGACGGTATCCTCGCCGCACTGGAATCCAAGCGCCTCGACGTGGTGATCAATCAGGTGACCATCTCCGAAGAGCGCAAGAAGAAGTACGACTTCTCCCAGCCCTACACCGTTTCCGGCATTCAGGCCCTGGTGCTCAAGGGCAGCGACAACGAAAAGAACATCAAGACTGCCGCCGACCTTGGCGGCAAGAAGGTCGGTGTCGGCCTGGGCACCAACTATGAGCAATGGGTGAAACAGGATGTGCCGACAGCCGATGTGCGCACCTACGAAGATGACCCGACCAAGTTCGCCGACCTGCGCAACGGCCGTATCGACGCCATCCTGATCGACCGCCTGGCTGCACTCGAGTACGTGCAGAAAACCGCCAAGGACAAGAAGCCGACCGCACTCGCTGGCGAGAAATTCTCCAAGCTGGAATCGGGCGTGGCCTTGCGCAAAGGCGAACCTGAACTGCTCGATGCGCTGAACAAGGCCATCGACAAGCTCAAGGCCGACGGCTCGCTGGCCAAGCTGTCCGAGAAATACTTCGGTGCCGATGTCACCAAATGA
- the epsC gene encoding serine O-acetyltransferase EpsC, giving the protein MSEQPSTGHWQLQGIVSGLRSAREQWRSSNGRSSGEQGGRELPSREALRQILEQLCGALFPMRLGPVDLREESEDFYVGHTLDAALTALLAQARLELRYAARHGKTDVIDVDAHALRLIQDFAVALPALRVLLDTDVLAAFHGDPAARSVDEVLLCYPGILAIIHHRLAHHLYRAGLPLLARISSELAHSATGIDIHPGAQIGPSFFIDHGTGVVIGETAIIGERVRIYQAVTLGAKRFPSDESGTLHKGLARHPIVEDDVVIYAGATILGRITIGKGSTIGGNVWLTRSVPADSNITQANLQLDCEGKKAL; this is encoded by the coding sequence GTGAGCGAACAACCATCAACCGGGCACTGGCAACTGCAGGGGATCGTCAGTGGTCTGCGCAGTGCCCGTGAACAGTGGCGCAGCAGCAATGGCCGCAGCAGCGGCGAGCAGGGTGGGCGCGAGCTGCCGTCGCGCGAGGCGCTACGGCAGATCCTCGAGCAGCTGTGCGGCGCGCTGTTCCCCATGCGCCTGGGGCCGGTGGACCTGCGCGAGGAGAGCGAAGACTTCTATGTGGGCCACACCCTCGATGCCGCCCTCACCGCGCTGTTGGCCCAGGCCCGCCTGGAACTGCGCTACGCGGCGCGCCATGGCAAGACCGATGTGATCGATGTCGATGCCCACGCCCTGCGCCTGATCCAGGATTTCGCCGTTGCCCTGCCGGCGCTGCGCGTGCTGCTGGACACCGACGTACTCGCCGCCTTCCACGGCGACCCGGCGGCGCGCAGCGTCGACGAGGTGCTGCTGTGCTACCCAGGCATTCTGGCGATCATCCACCACCGGCTGGCCCATCACCTTTACCGGGCCGGCCTGCCGCTGCTGGCGCGAATCAGCTCGGAGCTGGCGCACTCGGCCACCGGCATCGACATCCACCCCGGCGCGCAGATCGGCCCGAGTTTCTTCATCGACCACGGCACTGGCGTGGTGATCGGCGAGACCGCGATCATCGGTGAGCGGGTGCGTATCTACCAGGCCGTGACCCTGGGCGCCAAGCGCTTCCCCAGCGACGAGTCCGGCACCTTGCACAAGGGTCTGGCGCGGCACCCGATCGTCGAGGACGACGTGGTGATCTACGCCGGCGCAACCATCCTTGGGCGGATCACCATCGGCAAGGGTTCGACCATTGGCGGCAACGTCTGGCTGACCCGCAGCGTGCCAGCTGACAGCAACATTACCCAAGCTAACCTGCAGCTGGATTGCGAGGGCAAGAAAGCCCTCTAA